Proteins encoded within one genomic window of Thunnus albacares chromosome 13, fThuAlb1.1, whole genome shotgun sequence:
- the LOC122995085 gene encoding uncharacterized protein LOC122995085 isoform X3 has translation MKKTLHHCECPLTTMISVYMIITSAATTALAKGFMECNLSEATGARQCFGAVGQPLIFNLPNTASTQVRLTKDGKYMIFRIKNNQILTNNESGIFTNQTYKLNNATKNYTGDYQMEEWYLNGTSLKNVTVHLEIQAPVSEPAVSQMCLSPEEMKVSCSSEGDVKEFSLSLDGYVLMRTRTYSQSQRNWTVDTQSLTGITDKQGKANVSSVSIRLHGQLTGNLTCHVQNNVSRDEKVIHLKSCKGTAFEDCVSGFSVVTVITGVAALLLLVTLCVGLNHLHKETTPITVNEGK, from the exons ATGAAGAAGACATTGCACCATTGTGAATGCC CATTAACAACAATGATTTCTGTCTACATGATCATCACATCTGCGGCAACAACAGCTCTGGcaaaag gGTTTATGGAATGCAATTTGTCTGAAGCTACTGGAGCTCGCCAGTGTTTTGGAGCAGTGGGGCAGCCGTTGATTTTTAATCTCCCAAATACAGCAAGTACACAAGTTAGGTTGACAAAGGATGGCAAATACATGATTTTCAGAATTAAAAACAATCAGATACTGACTAATAATGAATCTGGAATCTTCACCAATCAAACATACAAACTGAATAATGCAACAAAAAATTACACTGGGGATTACCAGATGGAAGAATGGTATTTGAATGGTACTTCACTGAAAAACGTCACGGTGCATCTAGAAATACAAg CTCCTGTGTCAGAGCCAGCTGTGTCTCAGATGTGTTTGTCACCAGAAGAAATGAAGGTCAGCTGCTCTTCTGAGGGAGATGTCAAAGAATTCAGTTTGAGTTTGGACGGTTACGTACTGATGAGGACCAGAACCTACAGCCAGTCCCAGAGAAACTGGACGGTGGACACACAATCCTTGACTGGGATTACAGACAAACAAGGCAAAGCCAACGTTTCCAGTGTGAGCATCAGATTACATGGTCAGCTGACAGGAAACTTGACGTGTCATGTTCAGAACAATGTTAGCAGAGATGAAAAGGTTATTCACCTGAAAAGCTGCAAAGGTACAGCGTTTGAAG ATTGTGTTTCTGGCTTCTCTGTTGTGACTGTGATAACTGGTGTTGCCGCTCTGCTTCTCCTTGTGACCCTGTGTGTTGGTCTAAACCATCTACATAAGGAAACAACACCCATCACTGTTAATGAGGGTAAGTGA
- the LOC122995085 gene encoding uncharacterized protein LOC122995085 isoform X1, with protein MKKTLHHCECPLTTMISVYMIITSAATTALAKGFMECNLSEATGARQCFGAVGQPLIFNLPNTASTQVRLTKDGKYMIFRIKNNQILTNNESGIFTNQTYKLNNATKNYTGDYQMEEWYLNGTSLKNVTVHLEIQAPVSEPAVSQMCLSPEEMKVSCSSEGDVKEFSLSLDGYVLMRTRTYSQSQRNWTVDTQSLTGITDKQDKANVSSVSIRLHGQLTGNLTCHVQNNVSRDEKVIHLKSCKGTAFEDCVSGFPVVNVAVIAGVIALLLLVSLCVGLKHLHKKPRPMTVNDGNSDNEIIYSDVVVMKNTRKGRPISHQNTK; from the exons ATGAAGAAGACATTGCACCATTGTGAATGCC CATTAACAACAATGATTTCTGTCTACATGATCATCACATCTGCGGCAACAACAGCTCTGGcaaaag gGTTTATGGAATGCAATTTGTCTGAAGCTACTGGAGCTCGCCAGTGTTTTGGAGCAGTGGGGCAGCCGTTGATTTTTAATCTCCCAAATACAGCAAGTACACAAGTTAGGTTGACAAAGGATGGCAAATACATGATTTTCAGAATTAAAAACAATCAGATACTGACTAATAATGAATCTGGAATCTTCACCAATCAAACATACAAACTGAATAATGCAACAAAAAATTACACTGGGGATTACCAGATGGAAGAATGGTATTTGAATGGTACTTCACTGAAAAACGTCACGGTGCATCTAGAAATACAAg CTCCTGTGTCAGAGCCAGCTGTGTCTCAGATGTGTTTGTCACCAGAAGAAATGAAGGTCAGCTGCTCTTCTGAGGGAGATGTCAAAGAATTCAGTTTGAGTTTGGACGGTTACGTACTGATGAGGACCAGAACCTACAGCCAGTCCCAGAGAAACTGGACGGTGGACACACAATCCTTGACTGGGATTACAGACAAACAAG ACAAAGCCAACGTTTCCAGTGTGAGCATCAGATTACATGGTCAGCTGACAGGAAACTTGACGTGTCATGTTCAGAACAATGTTAGCAGAGATGAAAAGGTTATTCACCTGAAAAGCTGCAAAGGTACAGCGTTTGAAG ATTGTGTTTCTGGCTTCCCTGTTGTGAATGTGGCTGTGATAGCTGGTGTTATCGCTCTGCTTCTccttgtgtctctgtgtgttggtCTAAAACATCTACATAAGAAACCAAGACCAATGACTGTTAATGACG GTAATTCTGACAATGAAATCATCTACTCAGATGTTGTTGTGATGAAGAACACAAGGAAAGGTCGACCCATCTcacatcaaaatacaaaataa